The genomic DNA ATGAATACGGGTAATGATTATAATGTCCTCTTCACATGCACGCTATTTTTAACCTTTAGAAACTACCAAATTGCAAACTTGGCATTAGAGAAGGATTTACGCCATACGTTCAGATTTTTGACTATTTACCTGTGGGCACCCTAAAACTTCGGCAGTTCCAGCATTGACCCAAAAAAAGTGGTACGTGTTTGATTTACTAAAATAACAAATGGAACTGGAGTCTTGCCCCATTATGTTAACAAAACTACGAACATTGCCCTTGTTATGGTAAAAATAATAGtgatataaattcaattatttgacataaaaagTATATGAACTTGCAATTGGTTAAAGGAAAAAAGGTGGCAGCACAAGATAGGCATGGCAGTCTGGTAGATTAGTCTTATAAACAGAGTCAATTTGAGAACCCGAATAAAATAAACCCtactctctcctctctcctccacCTCTTTTAGCTGCCGCTCTCAAGGCTCAAGCTATGAGAGCCGCCGAAGGAAAAACCAAGAAAACCAGGAGAGGACCGCAGCATAGCCAAAGCCAAAGAAACAACCCAAGAACAGCAATGCCGATGTCGAAAGCTCCAATCATCGCAGTCGTTATCATATTGGCGAGTCTCCTATTAGACGCCGTGTGGGCACAAGAACCATCTCCAACCAACGGAACGGCGGCAAAACGGAAGCTATCTCTGGGAAGTATGGCGCGGGAATTTGTACTGGCCCACAACGTGGTCCGCGCCCACTACCAGGAACCGCCTTTCAAATGGGACAGGGGCCTAGCCCGGTACGCGCGACGCTTCGCCTCGAAGCGCGTAGCTGATTGCCTGATGATACACTCGTTTGGGCCGTACGGAGAGAACATATTCTGGGGTATGCGGGATCACTGGACTCCAACAGATGTGGTGGAGTCATGGGCGAAAGAGCACAAGTACTACAATAAGGACACCAACCAGTGCACACAGGGCCAAATGTGTGGCCACTACACCCAGATTGTGTGGAGGGATAGCGTTCGATTGGGCTGCGCCCGTGTGAATTGCCTCAATGGAGGTATGTACGCTATCTGTTCCTACGATCCTCCGGGCAATTATATTAACGAGAACCCTTTTGACAGCAAATGGAACTCCGATTGGGACGACGAACCAGAGCCAGATTCCTCCACCACTCCACCAACTTCAATTGACCCTCCTTCCCCACCCTCACCACCTGCCGCTCAGCCCTCCCAAACTTAGTTGGACCCCCTCATACCTTTATACTTGCCTCCGCAGCTCACCATTGTATATATTACGCATCtatatcaataaattttatttatttattttttcatgcacatattatttttattcgcTATATGTAAAGTTTAGGCATGGCATCACCACACATTCCTTTATCCATgtccatattttaaaattgttttcataatACTTTTgcaattttgatataatttttgttCACCTGTATGGGTCAAACTCCCGTTTGGGCAATGTAGACTCTGTTTTGTATCATCCTATGAATGACACATTGATTCTGGAAACTTGAAGGAAAGCTACTTCCTAACCATGTGAGAAAatatgcatgttttttttttttaatcaaaacacTTATTCCTAGGGTCATATGCAGTCCTGCTTCCAAGCTTTGGCATCATCTTCCGTTTCTATCTCATACCAGTTTCCCAAATTGTTAATTACTATGGATTTTGAATCGAACTGGAACCCAAGAGGCAGATGATTTTAAGATTTAACGTTTCTAATTTATGGAGTTAGATAAGTCGGATTACGTTTCAGTTGACTATCATCTCCCATATTTTGTGTGGCTGTGTTctgttttcttttgctttttcttttaacaaTATTCAAGCGCAAAGAAACTCTGGAAAAAACCATCACAGCCACCACTGCCAAGTGCTAAAACACCTTCGGCATTGGTGCAAACGACCACCAAGAAGTCAGCACCAAACTTACCATTGGTGAGAAAGCCCTCTACAGACGAAAAAGACAGAATGGTTATTGAAAAACTTCTATTCCAAGCGAATTAATAAATGTATTATCTCAAGTAGTGGTTGCCTTTTTCTATGTTCTAATTGGAAACCAGTTAAAATATAAGTGACCCTTGGCCTTTTTTAACAATCGGGCTTGCTGCTTCCAGCCCAATTTTCTAAGGTTACAGTTTCTATGGCTGCACTGCAATTCATGGTGACAAGATGGCCTTGCATTCTAAGGCAGAATGTTCAAATACTAGACTTTTGTGAACATTGATCCATGCAAAATGATCTACCATTGCCAAAAACAGAGTAACGTGATACATATTATACCATTCCCCCACTTCATGTATCAGTTTTGATCACATTCAATGGGATAAGCACTAGGACATAAATGGCATGAACCTCAATCTGAACGGAAGACATGGGTTTCCAACTGATAGGCTTTGGTGAAGAAGGCAGGCCAACAAAGGTATGTTGACATGATGCTGCTAACCGTTGATGCACCAACAAGCATGTTCATTACAACAATCTGCAGTTGAATGGCCTCAAGAGGGGAAGCTCCTCCCATTATAAGGCCCGTCATTGCACCAGGAAGTGAGATGAGACCCACAGTTTTGGCATTGTCCAATACTGGAGAAAGTGCAATAACCAGAGCCCTTTTCACTTGCTGAAGTGTGGCCTGGCGTGGGGTTGCCCCAAGAGCCAATGCTGTCTCCACCTGTACAAGAATACAACAACTCATATTTAGTCAATGTTAAATGTTCCCTAGTTCCGAACTGACTTAAATTCAGAAATTAGGCAATGCAATCATTTGCCAGGAAAGGGCAGAATTTTCATTCGAGGGAAATAGATGGATTCGCAAAAGACAAAGTCAAGGAAGAAcaagaccctttttttttttttgccaagtAACATCGGATCCCAAGTGGCTTGATTCAGGTCAGAGGGTTTAGGTGTCAGAAAGGTTCCCCATGAGCGAAAGGGgacaaaaagaggaaaataggaAGACTGGTCAAGAAGGGTCATCTACAATAAGCACGATTTACCAAAAACGTATAGTACTAACTACTAACCAGGTTCAATTGTATCTTGATGTCGTCTCTGAGTCTTTTCATTGTAACCCCAGTTACTGTCATTGCATTTCCAACCATCATTCCCGCAACTGGGATGATGTAGCGCGGCGTAAAAGGGAAAACATTTAGCACGACAAGCAGGAACATGGTCACTGCGGTGCCAGCCAAGATAGAAGCTCCAGCAACATACTTCCCACGAGGAACATGTTTAGCACGCTGGCCCGCTGTATAACCAGCCACCGATACCTGCAGGGGCACACGTAACAATAACCTTTAAACATTAACCAAGACAAAATCAATCTTTGAAAATCGTACTGGTTGACTTGTACG from Vitis riparia cultivar Riparia Gloire de Montpellier isolate 1030 chromosome 8, EGFV_Vit.rip_1.0, whole genome shotgun sequence includes the following:
- the LOC117921099 gene encoding pathogenesis-related protein 1C; the protein is MRAAEGKTKKTRRGPQHSQSQRNNPRTAMPMSKAPIIAVVIILASLLLDAVWAQEPSPTNGTAAKRKLSLGSMAREFVLAHNVVRAHYQEPPFKWDRGLARYARRFASKRVADCLMIHSFGPYGENIFWGMRDHWTPTDVVESWAKEHKYYNKDTNQCTQGQMCGHYTQIVWRDSVRLGCARVNCLNGGMYAICSYDPPGNYINENPFDSKWNSDWDDEPEPDSSTTPPTSIDPPSPPSPPAAQPSQT
- the LOC117919868 gene encoding protein ALUMINUM SENSITIVE 3, with product MDFDWVMEFLRGMVKPVAALAVVLMAVALSYFQKLGLEGEMVYSILRAFLQLSVIGFVLQFIFTQANNGWILLAYFFMVSVAGYTAGQRAKHVPRGKYVAGASILAGTAVTMFLLVVLNVFPFTPRYIIPVAGMMVGNAMTVTGVTMKRLRDDIKIQLNLVETALALGATPRQATLQQVKRALVIALSPVLDNAKTVGLISLPGAMTGLIMGGASPLEAIQLQIVVMNMLVGASTVSSIMSTYLCWPAFFTKAYQLETHVFRSD